In Triticum urartu cultivar G1812 chromosome 6, Tu2.1, whole genome shotgun sequence, the following proteins share a genomic window:
- the LOC125512959 gene encoding cinnamoyl-CoA reductase 1-like, producing MPLIDKATDNGELKQRQPEQELVCVTGTGGFIGSWVVKELLLRGYRVRGTARDPSDCKNAQLLALQGAHERLTLCRANVLDYDGLCAAFRGCKGVFHDLVPVTVEGTRNVISAAADAGVRRVVFTSSYGAVHMDPNRSPDTVLDKTCWSDYDFCKNTGNLYYCAKMMAEITATEEAAKRGLELAVVVPSMTMGPMLQPALNFSSSHIARYLTGAKPTYPNAVATYTDVRDVTHTHVLVYEHPEACGRYLCIGAVLHRTHFLQLLSELFSQYHITAKCEDDGKPMAKPYKFSNRRLTDLGLEFTPVRESLYERVTCLQKKGHLPLPVDPLAPKCAYL from the exons ATGCCGTTGATTGACAAGGCCACCGACAACGGCGAGCTAAAGCAGAGGCAGCCGGAGCAGGAGCTGGTCTGCGTCACGGGCACGGGAGGCTTCATCGGCTCGTGGGTGGTGAAGGAGCTCCTCCTCCGTGGCTACCGCGTCAGGGGAACTGCCAGGGACC CATCTGACTGCAAGAACGCACAGCTGCTGGCCCTGCAGGGTGCCCACGAGAGGCTCACCCTGTGCCGCGCCAACGTCCTCGACTACGACGGCCTCTGCGCCGCCTTCCGCGGCTGCAAGGGCGTCTTCCAC GACCTCGTGCCGGTCACCGTAGAGGGCACCAGGAACGTGATCAGCGCGGCCGCGGACGCCGGCGTGCGGCGTGTGGTGTTCACGTCGTCCTACGGCGCCGTCCACATGGACCCTAACCGCAGCCCCGACACCGTGCTCGACAAGACCTGTTGGAGTGACTATGACTTCTGCAAAAACACAGGT AACTTGTACTATTGCGCGAAGATGATGGCGGAGATCACGGCGACGGAGGAGGCAGCCAAGAGGGGGTTGGAGCTGGCGGTGGTGGTGCCGTCCATGACCATGGGCCCCATGCTACAGCCGGCGCTCAACTTCAGCAGCAGCCACATAGCCCGCTACCTCACCGGCGCCAAGCCCACCTACCCCAACGCCGTCGCCACCTACACCGACGTCCGCGATGTCACCCACACCCACGTCCTTGTCTATGAGCATCCCGAGGCTTGCGGCCGCTACCTCTGCATCGGCGCTGTGCTGCATCGCACACACTTCCTCCAGCTCCTCAGCGAGCTCTTTTCGCAGTACCACATCACCGCCAA GTGTGAAGATGATGGCAAGCCAATGGCGAAGCCCTACAAGTTCTCCAACCGGAGGCTCACGGACCTGGGATTGGAGTTCACTCCAGTGAGGGAAAGTTTGTACGAGAGGGTGACGTGCTTGCAGAAAAAGGGCCACCTGCCTCTGCCCGTTGATCCCCTGGCGCCAAAGTGTGCCTACttgtaa